The proteins below come from a single Eucalyptus grandis isolate ANBG69807.140 chromosome 3, ASM1654582v1, whole genome shotgun sequence genomic window:
- the LOC104440518 gene encoding heptahelical transmembrane protein 1-like isoform X2, with translation MSAVEGETVWRRKPGREAGDRKRLDAMCCSSSDDGGCAGAKEGEKARGSPKKARRYGLVSFWELPDYMKDNEFILSHYRADWPLAEAARSLFRWHNETLNVWTHLIGFLVFLGLTVANFVDVPQVADLLGLFSWSNSTSAGTNISYSKELLLFSGHKFFGELESDNRRRNEGWFTPSGGDTVAILRLLRRIHVLPPLEQHLPPFLMPLTLLEHPAAADGLCGYHGHDHHLIFPPIYYIFQCEPHWQLIYLGGITAMGMFTVMTLLTPSLSSGKFRAFRAMLFSSMGFFGIVPAIHGCIVNWSNPQRSITLAYESAMALSYIAGTFFYVSRIPERLKPGWFDLAGHSHQIFHVFVIMECELFAGGL, from the exons ATGAGTGCTGTCGAAGGAGAGACGGTCTGGAGGAGGAAGCCCGGGAGAGAAGCTGGGGATCGGAAGAGGCTCGACGCCATGTGCTGCTCTTCTTCTGATGATGGTGGCTGTGCGGGCGCCAAGGAGGGAGAGAAGGCTCGCGGTAGCCCGAAGAAGGCGAGGCGGTACGGGCTGGTGTCGTTCTGGGAGCTGCCGGATTACATGAAGGACAACGAGTTCATCCTCAGCCACTACCGCGCCGACTGGCCGCTCGCCGAGGCCGCCCGCAGCTTGTTCCGTTGGCACAACGAGACGCTTAACGTCTGGAC GCATTTGATTGGGTTCCTGGTGTTTCTGGGACTGACGGTGGCAAATTTTGTGGACGTGCCTCAGGTGGCGGATCTTCTCGGCCTCTTCTCGTG GTCAAACTCTACCAGTGCAGGAACTAATATATCTTATTCAAAGGAATTGCTTTTG TTTTCAGGGCACAAATTCTTTGGTGAACTTGAGTCAGAtaacagaagaagaaatgaaggttGGTTCACTCCAAGCGGCGGCGACACGGTGGCCATTCTTCGTCTTCTTAGGCGGATCCATGTTCTGCCTCCTCTCGAGCAGCATTTGCCACCTTTTCTCATGCCACTCACGCTGCTTGAACATCCAGCTGCTGCGGATGGACTATGTGGGTATCACGGTCATGATCATCACCTCATTTTTCCCCCAATCTACTACATTTTCCAGTGCGAGCCCCATTGGCAACTGATCTACCTTGGTGGAATAACGGCGATGGGGATGTTCACTGTCATGACACTGCTaaccccttctctttcttctgggAAATTCCGGGCATTTCGGGCAATGCTCTTCTCATCCATGGGGTTTTTCGGTATCGTACCTGCAATCCATGGCTGCATTGTGAATTGGAGCAATCCCCAGCGCTCAATCACGCTTGCTTATGAGTCGGCCATGGCGCTATCTTACATTGCAGgaacttttttttatgttagCAGGATTCCTGAGAGGCTAAAACCGGGTTGGTTCGACCTTGCTGGTCACAGCCATCAGATATTTCACGTCTTTGTGATCATGG AGTGTGAGCTATTTGCTGGGGGTTTGTGA
- the LOC104440518 gene encoding heptahelical transmembrane protein 1-like isoform X1: MSAVEGETVWRRKPGREAGDRKRLDAMCCSSSDDGGCAGAKEGEKARGSPKKARRYGLVSFWELPDYMKDNEFILSHYRADWPLAEAARSLFRWHNETLNVWTHLIGFLVFLGLTVANFVDVPQVADLLGLFSWSNSTSAGTNISYSKELLLFSGHKFFGELESDNRRRNEGWFTPSGGDTVAILRLLRRIHVLPPLEQHLPPFLMPLTLLEHPAAADGLCGYHGHDHHLIFPPIYYIFQCEPHWQLIYLGGITAMGMFTVMTLLTPSLSSGKFRAFRAMLFSSMGFFGIVPAIHGCIVNWSNPQRSITLAYESAMALSYIAGTFFYVSRIPERLKPGWFDLAGHSHQIFHVFVIMGALAHYGATLLLLQW, from the exons ATGAGTGCTGTCGAAGGAGAGACGGTCTGGAGGAGGAAGCCCGGGAGAGAAGCTGGGGATCGGAAGAGGCTCGACGCCATGTGCTGCTCTTCTTCTGATGATGGTGGCTGTGCGGGCGCCAAGGAGGGAGAGAAGGCTCGCGGTAGCCCGAAGAAGGCGAGGCGGTACGGGCTGGTGTCGTTCTGGGAGCTGCCGGATTACATGAAGGACAACGAGTTCATCCTCAGCCACTACCGCGCCGACTGGCCGCTCGCCGAGGCCGCCCGCAGCTTGTTCCGTTGGCACAACGAGACGCTTAACGTCTGGAC GCATTTGATTGGGTTCCTGGTGTTTCTGGGACTGACGGTGGCAAATTTTGTGGACGTGCCTCAGGTGGCGGATCTTCTCGGCCTCTTCTCGTG GTCAAACTCTACCAGTGCAGGAACTAATATATCTTATTCAAAGGAATTGCTTTTG TTTTCAGGGCACAAATTCTTTGGTGAACTTGAGTCAGAtaacagaagaagaaatgaaggttGGTTCACTCCAAGCGGCGGCGACACGGTGGCCATTCTTCGTCTTCTTAGGCGGATCCATGTTCTGCCTCCTCTCGAGCAGCATTTGCCACCTTTTCTCATGCCACTCACGCTGCTTGAACATCCAGCTGCTGCGGATGGACTATGTGGGTATCACGGTCATGATCATCACCTCATTTTTCCCCCAATCTACTACATTTTCCAGTGCGAGCCCCATTGGCAACTGATCTACCTTGGTGGAATAACGGCGATGGGGATGTTCACTGTCATGACACTGCTaaccccttctctttcttctgggAAATTCCGGGCATTTCGGGCAATGCTCTTCTCATCCATGGGGTTTTTCGGTATCGTACCTGCAATCCATGGCTGCATTGTGAATTGGAGCAATCCCCAGCGCTCAATCACGCTTGCTTATGAGTCGGCCATGGCGCTATCTTACATTGCAGgaacttttttttatgttagCAGGATTCCTGAGAGGCTAAAACCGGGTTGGTTCGACCTTGCTGGTCACAGCCATCAGATATTTCACGTCTTTGTGATCATGGGTGCCTTGGCTCATTATGGCGCTACTCTGTTGCTCTTACAGTGGTGA